ATCATGCTGGTTGTCTTGCTGAGGTGGCGGCGGTTGTGCAGCCGGAGAAGATCTTTGCCTCCAAAATGGGTGTTAAGAACCTTAAGGCTCATTTCCATCAGGATCTAAACCTTGTGCCTGTGGCAAGTGGTGAGGAGCTATCCTTAGGCAATCTGACGGTGCAGTTTTTAGAGACCCGGATGTTGCATTGGCCCGACAGCATGTTTACTTATCTGGTGGATGAGGGTATTCTATTTACAAGTGATGCCTTTGGCATGCATCTAGCAGGTAGTGCTCGCTTCGACGATGAAGTGGACCATTGGGAATATGAAGCGGCAAAATACTATGCTAACATTTTGCTTCCCTATTCGGGGCTGGTCACTAAGTTGTTGGATCAGGTGGACCAAATGGCATTACCGATCAAGGTGCTTGCCCCGGATCATGGCTTTATTTGGCGAGAAGACCTGCAAAGGATTCAGTCCCTGTACCGGCGGTGGGCAAAACAGGCCCCCACCAACAAAGTGATTGTTACCTATGATTCGATGTGGGGAAGCACCGCCAAGATGGCCACAGCGATCATGGAAGGATTACGGGCCGGCGGCGCCGTCATAAAGGTGATGGATCTTAAGGTGAGTCATCGTAGTGATGTGGTTACTGAGCTGCTGGAGGCCGGAGGGTTAATTGTCGGTTCTTCGACACTGAATAACGGCATTTTGCCGAGAGTAGCAGATTTCCTGACCTATTTGCGGGGTTTGAGGCCTAAGAACCTGCTTACCTTAGCCTTTGGTTCCTATGGTTGGAGTGGGGAGTCCGTGGGCAAAATTGAAGAGGAGCTTTCAGGTATGGGTCTAGCCCCAGTGGATGAGGGCATCAAGTCGTTGTTTGTGCCCGATCAGGATGTTTTAGGTGCTTGCTTTGATGCCGGCAAAGGGTTTGCAGCCCGTCTACAACAGACCATCAATGAGGGGGAGGAACTAGCATGAAAAAGTTTGTGTGCACGATTTGTGGTTATGTTTATGATCCACAGGAGGGTGATCCGGATAACGGTGTGGAGCCGGGAACAAGTTTCGAGGCTTTGCCCGATGATTGGACGTGTCCTTTGTGTGGGGCAGGGAAGGATGAGTTTGAGCTAGAGGAGTAATGGCGACCTTCTGCAAAGAAAGGGGGAGGCTGCAATCCTGCAGCCAAAAGACCATGGACAAACACGCACTTTACCAACTGAGTTACGGTCTGTATATTGTCTGCAGCAAGGCGGACAAGGCAATTAATGGCCAGATTGCTAATACAGGTTTTCAGATTACGGCAGAACCGGCCTGTATTGCCGTGGCGCTCAATAAGGAGAACTACACCCATTCCATAATTGAAGAAAGTGGCCTGTTTACCCTGTCCGTTCTTTCCACAGAAGCCCCCATGGAACTAATTGCCAACTTTGGCTTTCGTTCGGGAAAAGAAGTGGACAAGTTCGCCGGAGTGAATTACAGACTGAACTCGGCGGGGGTACCGTATGTGTTAGACCATACCCTCGGTCGGCTGGATGTCAAGCTCATCGGGCAGCATGATTATTACACCCATACCATCTTTGTGGGCGAGTTGACCGATGCCCAGGTGTTTGCTGAGGGGACCCCGATGACCTATGCCTATTACCATGCGGTCAAGAAGGGTAGTGCTCCAAAGACTGCACCTACCTATCGGGAGCCTGAGGAAAAATCAGCTGGGGCCTATCGATGTACCGTATGTGGGTACATTTACGATCCGCAAGTGGGGGATCCCGACGGGAATATCCCTCCGGGAACGGCCTTCGCTGACCTGCCCGATGATTGGGTATGTCCGATCTGCAAGGCAGCAAAGGAGTTATTTGAATCAGTAGCTTGATCGAAAGCCCAGCGTAGATGGTTCTACACTGGGCTTCGTTACACAAGGACGATGGTGGAATGGGTGGCAGAGCCATGGTGCCTGGTTCCCTTGTTGCTTTTCGCAAATAGAGATTCAATGTGTGTTCATCTAGAAAAGGCTGAGTTGTTCCGGCGGGTTCCTGCTCGGAAACTCATTGATATACGTAAATATTTCGCCCACATCGCACATCACATCTTGCATATGGCATTCCCCATGAAATATCCGCATCAGCTCTTCTTCGTTGTCGCTCTTGCATTCGTATGAGTACCCGTATTGCAGCATGTATTTTCGTTTGAGGCCCGGGAAATGGCGGTCCAGGGCAGCATAGAAGTACTCTCGGTCGCCATCACGCAGTGTAACGCCCATACCGAAACACAAGATGCCTTTTACTCCTGCGTCGAAGCAATAGTCCAGTATGCCGCGTAGGTTTTCCTCGGTATCATTGATAAACGGAATTAGAGGGGCGAACCATACGACGGTTGGAATTCCAGCGTCGCTTAGGATTTTCAGTGTCTCATGTCGCTCTTTCGTTGTGCAGACATTGGGCTCGATGATCCGGCAAAGGCTTTCATCGTAGGTGGTCAGCGTCATCTGTACGATGCATTTTGCTTTTTCCTTTATGCTTTGAAGTAAATCAAGGTCGCGCAGTATTCGGTTGGATTTCGTCTGTATTGCCAGCCCGAAACCGTAGCGGTCGATGATTTCAAGGCATTTGCGGGTCATTTCGAGCTCTTGTTCGCAGTGCATGTACGGATCGCACATCGCGCCGGTGCTGATCATACACTTCTTTCGTTTTCGACGCAGTGCATCCTCAAGGAGCTTCGGCGCGTTTATCTTGACTTCAATGTCCTCGAAGTCGTGCTTCATCTGGTAACATGTACTCCTTGAGTCACAGTAGATACAGCCGTGGGTGCAACCACGGTATATGTTCATTGCGTTATGTGCGGATAGTATTCTTTTGGCTGCAGCGTAATGCATAATATTAAGTCCTCTGCAATCTCTAAGGTTTGCTCCCATTTCCATACCCTCTGTGGCTTTGCCAGATAGACAGCTTGTTTTTGCTCATAGGCATCAGACAGGGTTTATCCGAGGAGGGCAACACTAGGCTATTCTCAAAAAGCAACCCCGGGGTACTTGTGCCGAAGCAAACCCTCCCGCAGATCGAGGCTGATTGCCGTCTCTTCTTGTGCGACAGGCTAATGTTCCTGGCTCCACTCTTT
This window of the Limnochordia bacterium genome carries:
- a CDS encoding rubredoxin, which codes for MDKHALYQLSYGLYIVCSKADKAINGQIANTGFQITAEPACIAVALNKENYTHSIIEESGLFTLSVLSTEAPMELIANFGFRSGKEVDKFAGVNYRLNSAGVPYVLDHTLGRLDVKLIGQHDYYTHTIFVGELTDAQVFAEGTPMTYAYYHAVKKGSAPKTAPTYREPEEKSAGAYRCTVCGYIYDPQVGDPDGNIPPGTAFADLPDDWVCPICKAAKELFESVA
- a CDS encoding FprA family A-type flavoprotein, whose product is MAKDIFSAIKVSDHVWWVGAVDWNIRDFHGYSTDQGSTYNAYLILADKVTLVDTVKASFKDELLARISSVIDPRKIDYIISNHAEPDHAGCLAEVAAVVQPEKIFASKMGVKNLKAHFHQDLNLVPVASGEELSLGNLTVQFLETRMLHWPDSMFTYLVDEGILFTSDAFGMHLAGSARFDDEVDHWEYEAAKYYANILLPYSGLVTKLLDQVDQMALPIKVLAPDHGFIWREDLQRIQSLYRRWAKQAPTNKVIVTYDSMWGSTAKMATAIMEGLRAGGAVIKVMDLKVSHRSDVVTELLEAGGLIVGSSTLNNGILPRVADFLTYLRGLRPKNLLTLAFGSYGWSGESVGKIEEELSGMGLAPVDEGIKSLFVPDQDVLGACFDAGKGFAARLQQTINEGEELA
- a CDS encoding rubredoxin → MKKFVCTICGYVYDPQEGDPDNGVEPGTSFEALPDDWTCPLCGAGKDEFELEE
- a CDS encoding radical SAM protein; the protein is MHYAAAKRILSAHNAMNIYRGCTHGCIYCDSRSTCYQMKHDFEDIEVKINAPKLLEDALRRKRKKCMISTGAMCDPYMHCEQELEMTRKCLEIIDRYGFGLAIQTKSNRILRDLDLLQSIKEKAKCIVQMTLTTYDESLCRIIEPNVCTTKERHETLKILSDAGIPTVVWFAPLIPFINDTEENLRGILDYCFDAGVKGILCFGMGVTLRDGDREYFYAALDRHFPGLKRKYMLQYGYSYECKSDNEEELMRIFHGECHMQDVMCDVGEIFTYINEFPSRNPPEQLSLF